Proteins encoded together in one Lathyrus oleraceus cultivar Zhongwan6 chromosome 5, CAAS_Psat_ZW6_1.0, whole genome shotgun sequence window:
- the LOC127081502 gene encoding uncharacterized protein LOC127081502, which produces MEAPRKSNVTYHFFDTENGPLRQIKALITPDHVGLFRDTYGNILPMVEDLDASQRSLIHTCLQFYDPQLRCFTFQDFQLAPLLEEYAMILGVPLQHCVPFNSDIPPPEYKDIAKALHLEVFVMKENLSSKGGLSGFHLDFVVNKAEECAAQGNWEAVCALLALSVYGIMLFADEPKFVSMSVIHIFLLKNPVPTLLGDFYFSVHNKNEKRRGRLVRCCAPLFHKWLVGHLPNDDAFLNPHQARNWARRVVSTTTRFILRRQLGYALTHAPKDQDLVESFYFPVQDNLELVKQAAGAWRNIQTKGATIYGKCNNISSSQYDSWLRERAWITLLPFSMGEPSDPVIVESVSMVEYNSLKQEKGKVDKLNAKLSEGLRKTLCAKKEAEREVQRLNELQRQSNERIVEDADYIRKVCSGEDILKKTCKAAKEQLGRAEYRLIERQQRWEELSDRRRQVEIEIRAENEQLKSKENEQHEALRLAEQEIVEL; this is translated from the exons ATGGAGGCTCCCAGGAAGAGTAATGTGACCTATCATTTCTTCGATACTGAGAATGGCCCATTGCGTCAAATAAAAGCTTTgattactcctgaccatgtgggTTTATTCCGGGATACTTATGGCAACATCTTGCCTATGGTTGAAGACTTGGATGCTTCTCAGAGGAGTCTGATACATACTTGCttgcagttttatgatcctcagttgcgttgcttcacttttcaggattTCCAATTGGCTCCTTTATTGGAAGAGTATGCCATGATCTTGGGTGTTCCTCTACAGCATTGTGTCCCTTTCAACTCCGATATACCTCCTCCAGAGTATAAGGATATTGCTAAGGCCCTTCATCTGGAAGTGTTTGTTATGAAGGAAAATCTCTCTTCTAAGGGAGGTCTGTCTGGTTTTCATCTGGATTTTGTGGTAAACAAAGCCGAAGAGTGTGCTGCTCAAGGCAATTGGGAGGCTGTGTGTGCTCTATTAGCATTGAGTGTCTATGGTATTATGCTATTCGCCGATGAACCGAAGTTCGTGAGTATGAGTGTTATTCATATCTTTCTGCTAAAGAACCCGGTTCCCACCCTACTTGGTGATTTCTATTTTTCGGTGCACAATAAGAATGAGAAGAGACGAGGGAGATTGGTCAGATGTTGCGCTCCATTGTTCCATAAGTGGCTCGTGGGGCACTTGCCAAATGACGATGCTTTTTTGAATCCGCATCAAGCCAGGAATTGGGCTAGAAG GGTTGTATCAACTACAACCCGATTTATTTTGAGAAGACAATTAGGGTATGCCTTGACTCACGCTCCTAAGGATCAAGATCTGGTGGAATCTTTCTACTTCCCAGTGCAAGATAATCTAGAACTGGTTAAGCAAGCTGCTGGAGCTTGGAGGAATATTCAGACTAAAGGTGCTACTATCTATGGAAAATGTAACAACATCTCTTCTTCCCAGTATGACAGTTGGTTGCGAGAAAGAGCTTGGATTACTCTTCTACCTTTTTCTATGGGAGAACCATCTGATCCAGTTATTGTTGAGTCTGTCAGCATGGTTGAGTACAACAGTTTGAAGCAAGAAAAGGGAAAAGTCGATAAGTTGAATGCGAAGCTGAGTGAAGGCCTCAGGAAAACTTTGTGCGCTAAGAAAGAAGCTGAGAGAGAAGTTCAAAGATTGAATGAGCTGCAAAGACAAAGCAATGAGAGGATTGTTGAAGATGCTGATTATATCCGTAAAGTCTGTTCAGGTGAGGATATACTGAAGAAAACTTGCAAGGCTGCTAAGGAGCAGTTAGGAAGAGCTGAATATAGGCTTATTGAGCGCCAACAAAGGTGGGAAGAATTGTCTGATCGCCGAAGACAGGTTGAGATAGAAATCAGAGCCGAAAATGAGCAGTTGAAGAGTAAGGAGAACGAGCAGCATGAAGCACTTCGATTGGCTGAACAAGAGATCGTCGAACTATAG